CTGTTCCTGGACTGTCCATATAAGCACAGTGGTaacacctgctttccttctgggagtctggaattttCATATGTGGTAGGCACAGGGTGCTGACGTGACCATCCCCCAGTAAAATCTTGGGCAGTGAGTCTCTGATCAGTTTCCCTGGTAGACAACACTTTATTGTATTATCACAATTCAGTGCTGAGGAATTAAGTGCATCTCGTGTGACTCTACTGGGAGCGGACTCTCTGAAGCTTGCACCTGGTTTCCCCTGAACTTTGTCCCATGcaccttttccctttgctgagtTTGCTTTGTATCCTTTTGCGGAAATCAATCTTAGCCATGAGTACAACAACAAGCTGAGTCCTGTGAGTCTTCTCAGAGGTGGTCTTGGGGACTCCCAACACAATTTGCCTCTCAGATTCGCCACCAAAAGACAAAAGAGCACTCATGTTTGTGGAATATCTATTTTGCACTAGACATTCTGCTAGATAcgtatatttttttcatttacactTCACAATAATCCCATGGTTTAGAACTAAGTCTGTTTTTcataagaagaaacagaagtaaCCCATGCAAGGTCCTGATTCAAACCCACTTCTGTTTGACTCTTAAAAACTAGACACACTGCCTCAGGGAGCTCAAAAAGAGGACAAAGAGAGTATGAGCCAATGGTATTTCCATGGGAATGATCACCATGTATCCTGTAAGAGAAATCAGAACATATGATCTGATAGAAGGCCGCTTCTAGGAGTAAGAAGCAGTTAACGATACGCATGGGCATTTTGGAATACTGCATTTCAAGAATAGTCATTGATCTGTTGAGGCAAAAAGACAATCGTGAAAACCAGAGTTGTCTTGGAAAGTACCTGCCcagtgcattggctcatgcctgtaatctcagcactttgggcggccaaggcaggaggattgcttgagtccaggaatttgagatcagcctggacaaaagagtgagaccccgtctctaccgtaTATATATGATACTGGGGTactctctgtaaaaaaaaaaaaaaaaaaagtatatcctAAGGTCTCAGAGTGCTGGTCACAGGCCAGTTCTCAGACGTACGAAGCTCTGTGGGGTAGAAGGGACCTCAGTCTAAGAAGGCGACTGGCTGCACTCCAAATAAAAGGAATGTCCACAGCAGCCATTTTGAAATCTACCCAGTAGGGCTCTGGTATTAACTGTTGTCAAAATCTGTAAGGTGCAGTTTCCTCCTTTACTCACACAGCAGGACAATCTGAGGAAGGCTGAGGCCAAGTATGTGGTTTACTTTGAGACAAGGGGGATCAGTAGTATCCACAGGAGTGAAGAACACTAAGAAATAACTACTGTTATGAGATAGGAGAaggggaggtggaggagaagaACGAGGCTAGAAATGGACACATCTGTACCAAAggatttatatttattatctcatttaatctcagtAATCCTGCAAAGTAGGGATTAGTGGCttcgttttacagatgaagaaaattgaGCTCAAAACAGTGAGGTATTAGCCCAAGTTCATACAACTAATATGTGCTAGAGTTAGAGCTTGGGCTCAGGTCTTCCTGAGAAGCTTCCAAACCCAGAAGCTTCTCACCACtgttctgcctctgccacctaaGGCATAGGAGGAGCCAGCTCCTGGAACTTGGATAGGGCTGTTGGTGCTAATGTTACAAAAGGTATAAACCTTAAGAGAAAGGTCAGGATGAAACCGAAGACCCTATAAACTAGAGTGGACTCACACGGGAATAAAGGAAGGAACTCTGTATCCCCATAGATGTTTGTCTTGTTTACAGGAGCAcattttaagagaagaaaagctgATATTCCTTGAAGGAAGCCCTAAATCAGGGGAAGCTCTAGGGAGACTTCTGCAAGGTGCCAGTGTGACCAGGAACTCAGGGCCTGGAACCCAGTGCTCAGTTACTTCAACCCCAACCCTAAGAGTCATCCatgtctcctcctccttcctcaatGTCAATTCTATTTCCAACATTTATCTCAAATCCATTCACTTCTCTTTATCTCCACTGCCACCATCACCTCTCATCTGAACAAAAAGTTTGTTTTCCTACTTACATTCTCAGGCCTACAATCTATTCTCCACATTGCAGTCAAAGGGATCATTGAAAACTGCTGCTCCAGCCATGCCAGTTCCCTGCATAAATCCCTTTAGAAGCTCCTCATTTGCCTTTGGTCTCAAATCCCAAATCCTGCCAGGTCTGCTCACCTCATGGCCTCAGTCTTTGTCACTGGCTATCTCAGCAAGTTTCAGCCACATTGCTCCACTAATGTGTCCAGCCCCTGTGGCCTCAAAGCCATCACAACTGTTCCTCTTCCTGAACCTCCTGaacctccccatccccacctggCCACTCCTCTTGTAGGTCTCACTTAAATGACACCTGCTTAAGgatcctttccttcccttcagaTCATCCCAGCCTGAAGTAGGTCACCCTCTGACACTCTCTCAGAGCACCATGCACTTGCGTAATACATACAGTAAAACTCTATGTTTCTAGTTATTTCTGCCATCATTTGTTTGGTATCTGTCTCCCCTGTGATCAGGCTCTAGATTCAGAGGCAGGGACTGTTTGCCTAGTTTACCAATTTGATTTCCAGTACCTGGCACACGGGGGGTGCTTCCTAAATCTCTTTTGAACTTATTAACATTTAGCAAATAGatactgagcacctaccatgtgatTGACACacttctaggcactggggattaTATTAATAGCATGAATAAAAGAGAGTCCTCTATTGGGGGGTTGGTTTAGTGTTTATAGACAATAAGAAAACTAGTAAGTATGTCAGATGATCATCAGTTCTATGGGGAAAAATAAAGCCGAACAAGGGAGATAGAAAAATGCTGGGGTGAGGTACAGTGGCAATAAGCAACAGTGATAACAAACGGGCCATAGTGACATTTTCACTCACCTCCCATATAAACCAATTTTTTCCAGTTCTCAGACTCCAGGATTTTGTCATATGGATAGTAGCTCTGGTCCATCATGAAGAGAATCATGAGTGAGGCCATGCAGCAGAGGATGAACCTGTTGCCTTTGGTCAGAAGAGAGGTGGAAGCCAAGATGCAGGAAGCATAGGGGCAGGGTAGACCCTTGTATGTGGAGGGGACTCCTGCCGGGAAGAACACTGGAGATTAGCTGCTTCCCTCTGCTCTAAAGATACCAAAATGAAGCAGGCCCCTCTCTCTTTGGGTATTCCCCTACCCAGGATACAATATTCCCTTAAACCCAAAGGCAGTGGCAGGCTGAAAATCATTTATTCACAAAGATGATGCATGGGTTTTACATTGGGTTTCCAAGGGAAAGCAGACAGCCAGCTAGGACCAGGGTGTGCCCTGGCCCCTAGGAAGTCTCTGCTTTGAGACCTGCTAGTCTAAGTCCTGTGCTGTATCTGCTCTCCCTCActttgtgaccttaggcaagatAATTTCTCTCACTGGAGCATGGTTTCTCCATCTGTTTTCAGGAACTAGAATATACCTCCAGTTCTAGTCCAAGAATCAGTGTGCTCCATCCAAATGTCACAGGTCATGCATTGAGAAAGAGGTACAGCTGCTCCAAGAAACAAAAGCCCTTGCCTCCCAGCCCAGGGCTCTGCCAATGCAGCCTGCAGCCTTCAATGAGCATGAGGCATGGGGCAtgcaaggaggaaggaagaggagctcCAAAAAAGGAGTCAGTAACTGCACCCCAGGCTTCTGGCATCTGACAGATGCCAGTTCTGTGCTCCCCTGCCCTCTGTTCTAAGGCAACCTTGGTTCCACTCACCAGGTGAATAAAAGCACAAGTGGAAAGAAGCAGCTGACACATAGATGATGGCCAGGATCCCACTCAGAAGTCCATCCACGCCTAGGAGCAGAGCAGAGGCCAGGCCGAAGGTGGTGAAGACGGCAAAGTCATTCAGCTCAGCTCCTGCCCCAGAGGGCCCAAAGTTAGAAGAACTTATACTCCCATGTCTTGCACCTTAGTCCCCCTCTAGTAGGGGAGCTGGGGTAGTGACAAGAGGGGTCCTGAGGTCCCAGAAAGCAACAGCTGCTCCCCTGGGGGGCAGTCTGTAGATCAAAGACCAGGATTtcctcctggctctgccttgTGCTGGCCAGTGGCCCTGGGCAAGTATTTCCCTCTCAGATCTTAGTTTTCCTATCCTTTAACATGCAAGGGTTGGGCTACAATCAGATACAAACTGATAAGCTATGGGACTTTTTTCAAGCTAAATCTTACATGGAagcattttactgtattttaaacCAGCTGCTCTGCTGGTTTAATTTTCATCTCCTCTCTGCCAACCTCCTCTCACCCCACCCCTACCCAGTTCCACTCCAATACCTGGATGGGTCCAGAACAGGGAAGCAgggcagatgagaaaactgaaagccAGGACAAGGACTGCCCAAAGGTCAGTAAGGGAGCCAGCAGAGGAGCTGGAGCTGGACTGCGGGGCTCTCGAACTCCTGCtccagggctgctgctgctgctctcgGGGGGGTGTGAACAGGGGTGGATGCCTGAGGAAGGCCTGCGGGATGTTAGAGGATGGACGAAGGGGTGACCCCAGATGGATGCTACTGGGGACAAGGATTAGGGGCCTGGGGCCTGAACTCACCCCATTTGGAGCAGATGTTGATGTGGCTGGTCATTGCCCTGACTGCCATGTCCAACAGGAAGCTGACCAGGAGCATCCAGGAGGCATAGTGGCGTTTCCTAAAGTGCAGGCCAGCAAGCCCGAATGGGGAAGCACTTTCGCAGTCTCCACTGGAgactctcccccaccccccattAGTATATTAGTATACACTAATATACTTCCT
This region of Macaca fascicularis isolate 582-1 chromosome 1, T2T-MFA8v1.1 genomic DNA includes:
- the TMEM269 gene encoding transmembrane protein 269 isoform X2, whose translation is MVLGLFSIIFSFSRKRHYASWMLLVSFLLDMAVRAMTSHINICSKWGAELNDFAVFTTFGLASALLLGVDGLLSGILAIIYVSAASFHLCFYSPGVPSTYKGLPCPYASCILASTSLLTKGNRFILCCMASLMILFMMDQSYYPYDKILESENWKKLVYMGGVIMLFFSPLSLSAFYCLMWSLSYIFFPDALWGKAACVSPQR
- the TMEM269 gene encoding transmembrane protein 269 isoform X3, producing the protein MVLGLFSIIFSFSRKRHYASWMLLVSFLLDMAVRAMTSHINICSKWGVDGLLSGILAIIYVSAASFHLCFYSPGVPSTYKGLPCPYASCILASTSLLTKGNRFILCCMASLMILFMMDQSYYPYDKILESENWKKLVYMGGVIMLFFSPLSLSAFYCLMWSLSYIFFPDALWGKAACVSPQR
- the TMEM269 gene encoding transmembrane protein 269 isoform X1, producing the protein MVLGLFSIIFSFSRKRHYASWMLLVSFLLDMAVRAMTSHINICSKWGAELNDFAVFTTFGLASALLLGVDGLLSGILAIIYVSAASFHLCFYSPGVPSTYKGLPCPYASCILASTSLLTKGNRFILCCMASLMILFMMDQSYYPYDKILESENWKKLVYMGGDICYNSPERRSWECRLQQAVVMERRWQETSSGKRQGNYTLFLTFLYP